One segment of Belonocnema kinseyi isolate 2016_QV_RU_SX_M_011 chromosome 7, B_treatae_v1, whole genome shotgun sequence DNA contains the following:
- the LOC117177075 gene encoding uncharacterized protein LOC117177075 isoform X1 has protein sequence MRECILFWSYGPIQIQINSDVNESLFVNFQIYTNVRFDLVAGIFQALSSQFECLPNGEPIPGVPRYLPSFSLDKHHSLDRFRSRSPSFGTTRPAPLPELGLQSRNSPARSPPPARPLFPAGSLTRVRSRSPPPRIRIVETEHLRLVPYTNPRRKFQIRSYNFTSIKPLRLRTGRNSFTPVPSRERRVLTTSNGDVFAILETNTILRGIYNMDGKRVRINMKSGTISELNRREIEEVPLGPHRPIQKNFIFVDNT, from the exons ATGAGAGAATGcattttattctggtcatacggtccaatacaaatacaaattaattcagatgtcaatgaatctttattcgtcaattttcaaatatataccaACGTACGTTTCGACCTAGTTGCAGGTATTTTTCAAG cGTTAAGTTCACAGTTCGAATGCTTACCGAATGGCGAACCTATCCCTGGTGTTCCTCGCTACCTACCTTCGTTTTCTTTGGACAAACATCATTCTCTTGACAGattcaggtccaggtctccttctttCGGCACAACTCGTCCTGCACCTTTACCCg aattaggtTTACAGTCACGTAATTCTCCTGCCAGGTCTCCTCCCCCTGCCAGACCTCTCTTTCCTGCCGGGTCACTTACTCGTGTCAGATCAAGGTCTCCTCCTCCCAGGATTCGTATAGTCGAAACTGAACATTTAAGGCTCGTTCCCTACACAAATCCGCGCCGGAAATTCCAAATTCGATCATACAATTTTACTTCCATTAAACCACTTCGATTGAGAACAGGACGTAATAGCTTCACGCCCGTACCAAGCCGAGAACGAAGAGTATTAACAACATCCAATGgggacgtctttgcaatattggagactaaTACGatccttcgtggaatatataatatGGATGGAAAACGAGTTCGGATAAACATGAAAAGCGGTACGATTTCCGAATTGAACCGAAGGGAAATCGAGGAAGTTCCATTAGGCCCCCACCGCCCaatacaaaagaattttatatttgtagATAATACATAG
- the LOC117177075 gene encoding uncharacterized protein LOC117177075 isoform X2, with protein MRECILFWSYGPIQIQINSDVNESLFVNFQIYTNVRFDLVAGIFQALSSQFECLPNGEPIPGVPRYLPSFSLDKHHSLDRFRSRSPSFGTTRPAPLPEFCRIIRFTVT; from the exons ATGAGAGAATGcattttattctggtcatacggtccaatacaaatacaaattaattcagatgtcaatgaatctttattcgtcaattttcaaatatataccaACGTACGTTTCGACCTAGTTGCAGGTATTTTTCAAG cGTTAAGTTCACAGTTCGAATGCTTACCGAATGGCGAACCTATCCCTGGTGTTCCTCGCTACCTACCTTCGTTTTCTTTGGACAAACATCATTCTCTTGACAGattcaggtccaggtctccttctttCGGCACAACTCGTCCTGCACCTTTACCCg AATTCTGCCGCAT aattaggtTTACAGTCACGTAA
- the LOC117177396 gene encoding membrane protein FAM174-like: protein MNLPRILKIKCIVFLSIYLLAQVVVCDSTDRKKRDNETHPPVKSDKSSSNDGAIHPTSNKNPPAELPATDKTPVEKKSNSKILTSNTTGTKPANGIVQNTSETGDTTVNGGHLTTLNSGALKRGFYVLIGLSVFVIAYFVFRSFRVTKTRAQMIRKYGILAHRQDVEMRPLPLDEDDEDDTTVFDVSNMSAHNTLQTRP, encoded by the exons ATGAATCTCCCgcgaatactaaaaataaaatgtattgtatTCCTGTCGATATATTTGCTCGCCCAAGTTGTCGTTTGTGATTCAACTGACAGGAAAAAGAGAGATAATGAAACTCACCCGCCGGTTAAAAGTGATAAAAGTTCATCAAATGATGGTGCTATACATCCTACATCAAACAAAAATCCACCGGCGGAGTTGCCGGCTACTGACAAAACTCCAGTGGAGAAAAAGtcaaattccaaaatattaacCTCAAATACTACTGGAACGAAACCGGCGAACGGTATCGTTCAAAACACCTCTGAGACAGGGGATACAACAGTg AATGGAGGCCATTTAACCACGCTAAATTCCGGAGCTCTCAAACGAGGTTTCTACGTTCTAATTGGTCTCAGTGTGTTCGTCATTGCTTACTTTGTTTTTCGCAGTTTTAG GGTAACTAAAACCCGTGCTCAAATGATTCGAAAGTACGGAATCCTGGCGCACAGGCAAGATGTGGAAATGCGACCCCTTCCTCTCGACGAAGATGACGAAGACGATACGACAGTTTTCGACGTGAGCAATATGTCTGCACACAATACACTGCAAACAAGACCGTAA